From the genome of Ictalurus punctatus breed USDA103 chromosome 28, Coco_2.0, whole genome shotgun sequence, one region includes:
- the LOC108260165 gene encoding voltage-gated potassium channel subunit beta-2 translates to MQVSFACTEHNLKSRSEDRLCGLRSAPPPGGSSGGGGGAGGGGGGGGGVERSNVQVSNGNYAQQNSVKIRDITGSRGVTQGHAHMKEAFGRHSTMKYRNLGKSGLRVSCLGLGTWVTFGSQISDEMAENLMTIAYENGVNLFDTAEVYASGRAEITLGNIIKKKGWRRSSFVVTTKIYWGGQAETERGLSRKHIIEGLRGSLSRLQLDYVDIVFANRNDVNSPMEEVVRAMTFVINQGMAMYWGTSRWSAMEIMEAYSVARQFNLIPPVCEQAEYHYFQRDKVEVQLPELYHKIGVGAMTWSPLACGLITGKYSDGVPECSRAAMKGYQWLKERVHSEEGRRQLAKIKELHLLADRLGCTAAQLAIAWCLRSEGVSSVLLGVSNADQLLENLGALRFLSQMTPQTVNEIDALLGNKPHSKKESRA, encoded by the exons ATGCAGGTGTCCTTCGCGTGCACGGAGCACAACCTGAAGAGCAGGAGCGAGGACCGTCTGTGCGGGCTGCGCTCGGCCCCGCCACCGGGGGGCAGCAGCGGAGGTGGGGGAGGGGCGGGGGGCGGTGGAGGcggtgggggaggggtggaaCGGAGCAATGTACAGGTCAGTAATGGAAATTACGCGCAGCAGAACTCCGTCAAAATCCGCGACATCACGGGGTCACGAGGTGTGACGCAAGGCCACGCCCACATGAAGGAGGCTTTTGGCAGACACAGCACCATGAAATACAG AAATTTGGGGAAATCGGGTCTTCGTGTGTCGTGCTTGGGCCTTG ggACATGGGTGACGTTTGGCTCGCAGATTTCCGATGAG atGGCAGAGAACCTGATGACCATAGCGTATGAGAACGGTGTGAACCTGTTTGATACAGCTGAGGTGTACGCTTCAGGCAG agctgAGATCACTCTTGGTAATATTATTAAGAAGAAAGGATGGAG gAGATCCAGTTTTGTAGTAACGACCAAAATCTACTGGGGAGGACA GgcggagacagagagaggcctGTCCAGGAAACACATCATCGAAG GTCTTCGAGGTTCTTTATCAAGACTGCAGCTGGATTACGTGGACATTGTCTTTGCAAATCGAAACGACGTCAACAGTCCGATGGAGG aggtGGTGCGTGCGATGACGTTTGTCATAAACCAAGGCATGGCCATGTACTGGGGGACGTCCCGCTGGAGCGCTATGGAGATAATG GAGGCGTACTCGGTGGCTCGGCAGTTCAATCTGATCCCCCCGGTGTGTGAACAGGCCGAGTATCACTACTTCCAGAGGGACAAAGTGGAAGTGCAGCTGCCTGAGCTCTACCACAAAATCG GTGTGGGGGCGATGACCTGGTCTCCGTTGGCGTGTGGTTTGATCACCGGGAAATACAGTGATGGCGTTCCAGAATGTTCTAGAGCTGCAATGAAA ggctATCAGTGGCTGAAGGAGCGTGTTCACAGTGAAGAAGGTCGGAGACAGCTGGCTAAGATCAAAGAGCTCCACCTACTGGCTGACCGACTCGGCTGCACCGCCGCACAGCTCGCTattg CCTGGTGTTTGCGCAGTGAAGGTGTTAGTTCTGTATTGTTGGGAGTCTCAAACGCAGATCAGCTACTGGAAAACTTGGGAGCGCTgagg TTTCTCTCTCAGATGACTCCTCAGACGGTAAACGAGATCGACGCGCTGCTGGGCAACAAGCCTCACTCCAAGAAAGAGTCCCGCGCGTGA